The Amycolatopsis viridis genome window below encodes:
- a CDS encoding alpha/beta fold hydrolase — MVRRVVSRDGTRIAVAETGDPAAPVVVCVHGYPDDRTVWDGVVAELASRFHVVTYDVRGAGESDRPARRADYRLDRLTEDLTAVLAAVSPDRPAHLIAHDWGSVQSWHAVTSDALRGRIASFTSISGPSLDHAADWFRSRLRNPARWAPALRQLLHSTYILFFQIPLVPELGWRSGLGRQLLRKVSGSAAGRPAVADAVHGLELYRANIGAHLSRPRPRTVEIPVQVLAPLGDPYVTPALQTEVTRWVPRLWVRRLPGGHWIPRERPDVIARCAAELVEHIEGAPESRSLRRARAADFDGHLVVVTGASRFARAVASAFEAAGAEVRADGHEVPDVVVDDQGRAREFAARMAERGEGGHLVLHDPAEAARLRTLFPALGVVVAGDGPVDRAARRVLRAVARTRHAGV; from the coding sequence GTGGTCCGGCGAGTGGTGTCCCGCGACGGCACGCGGATCGCGGTCGCGGAAACCGGGGACCCGGCCGCCCCGGTCGTGGTGTGCGTGCACGGCTACCCCGACGACCGCACGGTGTGGGACGGCGTGGTGGCCGAGCTGGCGTCCCGGTTCCACGTCGTCACCTACGACGTGCGCGGCGCCGGCGAGTCCGACCGCCCGGCGCGCCGTGCGGACTACCGGCTCGACCGGCTCACCGAGGACCTCACCGCGGTGCTCGCGGCAGTCAGCCCGGACCGGCCGGCGCACCTGATCGCCCACGACTGGGGCTCGGTCCAGAGCTGGCACGCCGTCACCTCGGACGCGCTGCGCGGCCGGATCGCGTCGTTCACCTCGATCTCCGGCCCGTCCCTGGACCACGCCGCCGACTGGTTCCGCAGCCGGCTGCGCAATCCCGCGCGCTGGGCGCCCGCGCTGCGGCAGCTGCTCCACTCGACCTACATCCTGTTCTTCCAGATCCCGCTCGTGCCCGAGCTGGGCTGGCGCTCCGGCCTGGGCCGGCAGCTGCTCAGGAAGGTGTCCGGCAGCGCCGCCGGCCGCCCCGCGGTGGCGGATGCGGTGCACGGGCTGGAGCTGTACCGGGCCAACATCGGGGCCCACCTGTCCCGGCCGCGGCCGCGAACGGTGGAGATCCCGGTGCAGGTGCTCGCCCCGCTCGGCGATCCCTACGTGACGCCCGCCCTGCAGACCGAGGTGACGCGGTGGGTGCCACGGCTGTGGGTGCGGCGGCTGCCCGGCGGGCACTGGATTCCCCGGGAGCGGCCGGACGTGATCGCGCGGTGCGCGGCCGAGCTGGTCGAGCACATCGAGGGCGCGCCGGAGAGCCGGAGCCTCCGGCGTGCCCGGGCCGCGGATTTCGACGGCCACCTGGTGGTCGTCACCGGCGCGAGCCGCTTCGCGCGGGCGGTGGCGTCCGCGTTCGAGGCGGCCGGCGCCGAGGTGCGCGCCGACGGGCACGAGGTTCCCGACGTCGTGGTGGACGACCAGGGCCGGGCGCGGGAGTTCGCCGCGCGGATGGCCGAGCGGGGCGAGGGCGGGCACCTGGTGTTGCACGACCCGGCCGAGGCCGCCCGCCTGCGCACGCTGTTCCCCGCGCTCGGCGTGGTGGTCGCCGGGGACGGCCCGGTCGACCGGGCCGCGCGGCGGGTGCTCCGGGCGGTCGCCCGCACCCGCCACGCCGGAGTGTGA
- a CDS encoding MoaD/ThiS family protein yields the protein MIRVHLPAHLRTIAHIDGEVELDLDGPVTQRAVLDALEARYPVLCGTIREHGTGKRRTFVRFFACEQDLSHQEPDAPLPAPVASGAEPFLVMGAMAGG from the coding sequence ATGATCCGCGTTCACCTGCCAGCGCACCTGCGCACCATCGCGCACATCGACGGTGAGGTCGAGCTGGATCTCGACGGCCCGGTGACGCAGCGCGCCGTGCTGGACGCGCTGGAAGCCCGGTACCCGGTGCTGTGCGGCACGATCCGCGAGCACGGCACCGGGAAGCGACGGACGTTCGTGCGGTTCTTCGCCTGCGAGCAGGACCTCTCGCACCAGGAGCCGGACGCCCCGCTGCCCGCACCGGTGGCCTCGGGCGCCGAACCGTTCCTCGTGATGGGCGCCATGGCCGGCGGCTGA
- a CDS encoding WD40/YVTN/BNR-like repeat-containing protein yields the protein MSGVRVLVGTRKGAFVLTSDERRTDWAVSGPHFPGWEIYHVKGSPADPDRIFASQSTSWFGQLIQRSDDGGKTWQPVGNEFAYDGVPGTHQWYDGTPHPWEFARVWHLEPSLTDPDLVYAGVEDAALFRSNDAGASWQELPGLRGHGSGPQWQPGAGGMCLHTVIQDPRDPNRLIIAISAAGAFRTEDGGKTWQPINHGLRSGQIPDPDAEVGHCVHHIARHPQRPDVLFMQKHWDVMRSDDGGGNWYEISGDLPTDFGFVIDVHAHEPDTVYVVPIKSDEHHFPPEGRLRVYRSRTGGSEWEPLTAGLPQENCYVNVLRDAMAVDSLESCGIYFGTTGGQVYASADSGDTWAPIVRDLPAVLSVEVQTLP from the coding sequence ATGAGCGGGGTTCGCGTGCTGGTCGGCACCCGCAAGGGTGCGTTCGTCCTGACCTCCGACGAGCGGCGCACCGACTGGGCGGTGAGCGGGCCGCACTTCCCGGGCTGGGAGATCTACCACGTCAAGGGCTCGCCCGCCGATCCGGACCGGATCTTCGCCTCCCAGTCGACCAGCTGGTTCGGCCAGCTGATCCAGCGGTCCGACGACGGCGGGAAGACCTGGCAGCCGGTGGGCAACGAGTTCGCCTACGACGGCGTGCCGGGCACCCACCAGTGGTACGACGGCACACCGCACCCGTGGGAGTTCGCCCGGGTGTGGCACCTGGAGCCGTCGCTGACCGATCCCGACCTGGTCTACGCCGGGGTCGAGGACGCAGCGCTGTTCCGCTCGAACGACGCGGGCGCGAGCTGGCAGGAGCTGCCCGGCCTGCGCGGGCACGGTTCGGGCCCGCAGTGGCAGCCGGGCGCGGGCGGCATGTGCCTGCACACCGTCATCCAGGACCCGCGTGACCCGAACCGGCTGATCATCGCCATCTCCGCGGCCGGCGCGTTCCGCACCGAGGACGGCGGCAAGACGTGGCAGCCGATCAACCACGGCCTGCGGTCGGGCCAGATCCCGGATCCGGACGCCGAGGTGGGCCACTGCGTGCACCACATCGCGCGGCACCCGCAGCGCCCGGACGTGCTGTTCATGCAGAAGCACTGGGACGTCATGCGCAGCGACGACGGTGGCGGCAACTGGTACGAGATCAGCGGCGACCTGCCCACCGACTTCGGGTTCGTCATCGACGTGCACGCGCACGAGCCGGACACGGTGTACGTGGTGCCGATCAAGAGCGACGAGCACCACTTCCCGCCGGAAGGCCGGCTGCGGGTGTACCGCAGCCGCACCGGCGGCTCCGAGTGGGAACCGCTCACCGCCGGGCTGCCGCAGGAGAACTGCTACGTCAACGTGCTTCGGGACGCGATGGCGGTGGACTCGCTGGAGTCGTGCGGAATCTACTTCGGCACCACCGGCGGACAGGTGTACGCCTCGGCCGATTCCGGGGACACCTGGGCGCCGATCGTGCGGGATCTGCCTGCCGTCCTTTCGGTGGAGGTCCAGACGCTGCCATGA
- a CDS encoding SDR family oxidoreductase: MTQTAPLPAEQGGRPRTAIVTGSDSGIGRAIAVALGGGGVDVGITWHRDSAGAEATAEQVREAGARAEVRRLDLGDLPTAAAAIDELAEALGGVDVLVNCAGTGTGQRAMDMDFDTWRHVLSVDLDGAFLCAQRAARHMIEAGQGGRIVNITSVHEHAPKVGAAPYCAAKAGLGMLTKVLALELAEYGITVNSVAPGEISTPMTGQTDVNPHDQVRPGVPLGRTGHAQEVAAVVAFLTTPAASYVTGSSYVVDGGMLLMGPQGASALGHDDWRKV; this comes from the coding sequence ATGACGCAGACAGCTCCCCTCCCGGCAGAACAGGGCGGACGGCCGCGCACGGCGATCGTCACGGGCTCCGATTCCGGCATCGGGCGCGCGATCGCGGTCGCGCTCGGTGGTGGCGGGGTGGACGTCGGCATCACCTGGCACCGCGACTCCGCGGGTGCGGAGGCGACCGCCGAGCAGGTCCGCGAGGCCGGGGCCCGCGCCGAGGTGCGCCGCCTGGACCTGGGTGACCTGCCCACGGCCGCGGCGGCCATCGACGAGCTGGCCGAGGCGCTCGGCGGCGTGGACGTGCTGGTGAACTGCGCCGGCACGGGCACCGGCCAGCGGGCGATGGACATGGACTTCGACACCTGGCGGCACGTGCTGAGCGTGGACCTCGACGGCGCGTTCCTGTGCGCGCAGCGGGCGGCGCGGCACATGATCGAAGCCGGCCAGGGCGGGCGGATCGTGAACATCACCAGCGTGCACGAGCACGCCCCGAAGGTCGGCGCGGCGCCCTACTGCGCGGCGAAGGCCGGGCTGGGCATGTTGACGAAGGTGCTCGCGCTGGAGCTGGCCGAGTACGGCATCACGGTCAATTCGGTCGCGCCGGGCGAGATCTCCACGCCGATGACCGGCCAGACGGACGTGAACCCGCACGACCAGGTGCGCCCGGGGGTGCCGCTCGGCCGGACCGGGCACGCGCAGGAGGTCGCCGCGGTGGTCGCGTTCCTGACCACGCCCGCGGCGAGCTACGTGACCGGCTCGTCCTACGTGGTGGACGGCGGCATGCTGCTGATGGGCCCGCAGGGCGCGTCCGCCCTCGGCCACGACGACTGGCGCAAGGTCTGA
- a CDS encoding S1C family serine protease, producing the protein MTYYPPHHDPWAPPPPPPQPPRRRRRGPRALLSALGLVVLVALGFVAWDLGRDSLPTGGTSAPLDRTLHNRQTSSSTLDVQAVTDKVAPGLVDVYSTLGYSGQQAAGTGMVLSADGKVLTNNHVVAGATSIKATDVDTGRTYRAEVLGYSRTRDVAVLQLQDASGLGTVTTGDSSPVAAGDPVVGLGNAGGDGGAPSVSPGKVTALNQSITATDESSGSSEQLTGLIQVDANIQSGDSGGALADAQGRVIGMNTAASTGYQFGRPGREPAGVSGFAIPIDDALTLTRQIEAGHASDTVHIGASAFLGVSVSDAGGPGALVQQVVPGGPADDAGLVVGDVITQLDGRAVGSATDLTAVMDTLHPGNNVTLTWLDQAGQQHSASTTLVEGPVG; encoded by the coding sequence ATGACCTACTACCCACCGCACCACGATCCCTGGGCTCCGCCGCCACCACCGCCGCAGCCGCCCCGGCGGCGCCGGCGCGGACCGCGCGCGCTGCTGAGCGCGCTCGGCCTGGTGGTGCTGGTCGCGCTCGGTTTCGTGGCGTGGGACCTGGGGCGCGACTCGCTGCCGACCGGGGGCACCTCCGCCCCGCTGGACCGCACCCTGCACAACCGCCAGACCAGCAGCAGCACGCTCGACGTGCAGGCGGTCACGGACAAGGTCGCGCCCGGGCTGGTCGACGTCTATTCCACGCTCGGCTACTCCGGGCAGCAGGCCGCGGGAACCGGGATGGTGCTCAGCGCCGACGGCAAGGTGCTGACCAACAACCACGTCGTGGCCGGGGCCACCAGCATCAAGGCGACCGACGTGGACACCGGCCGCACCTACCGGGCCGAGGTGCTCGGCTACAGCCGGACGCGGGACGTGGCGGTGCTGCAGCTGCAGGACGCCTCCGGCCTGGGCACGGTCACCACCGGTGACTCGTCGCCGGTGGCGGCCGGTGACCCGGTGGTGGGACTGGGCAACGCCGGCGGCGACGGCGGCGCACCGAGCGTCTCCCCCGGCAAGGTGACGGCGTTGAACCAGTCGATCACCGCGACGGACGAGTCGTCGGGCAGCTCGGAACAGCTGACCGGGCTGATCCAGGTGGACGCGAACATCCAGTCGGGCGATTCGGGTGGTGCGCTGGCCGATGCGCAGGGCCGGGTGATCGGGATGAACACCGCCGCCTCGACCGGCTACCAGTTCGGCCGCCCCGGACGTGAGCCCGCCGGGGTGAGCGGGTTCGCCATCCCGATCGACGATGCGCTGACCCTGACCCGGCAGATCGAGGCGGGCCACGCCTCGGACACCGTCCACATCGGAGCGTCGGCGTTCCTCGGGGTGTCGGTGAGCGACGCCGGCGGCCCGGGCGCGCTGGTGCAGCAGGTGGTCCCGGGCGGCCCGGCCGACGACGCGGGGCTCGTCGTCGGCGACGTCATCACCCAGCTGGACGGCCGCGCGGTCGGGTCGGCGACGGATCTGACCGCGGTGATGGACACGCTGCACCCGGGCAACAACGTCACCCTCACCTGGCTGGACCAGGCGGGTCAGCAGCACAGCGCGAGCACCACCCTGGTCGAGGGTCCGGTGGGTTAG
- a CDS encoding NRAMP family divalent metal transporter has translation MKKALAVTLGILTAIGGFVDIGDLVANAQSGARFGMRQAWVVVIGVVGICVFAEMSGRVAAVSQRPVFDLVRERLGPRTAMANLIGSYLVTLLTLTAEVGGVALTIQLVSGLPHLLWVPLAAIAVWLVLWRVKFQLMEQVFGALGLALVVFVVALVALDPPWGDFAHHVTHIGPPQGENWATWGYLAVSLFASALTPYEVFFFSSGGVEEKWTVQDLMTERSNTLVGFPLGGVLGLAIMGCAATVFEPAGIQVSQLSQTALPVAVALGKFGLAAVMLGFFAATFGAALETGLSTGYSIAQYFGWQWGKMVRPREAARFHTVMLVSILLGTAVLLTTVDPVQVTELSLLFSAVVLPLTYLPILVVANDRDYLGDHANGRVQNFLGVIFLVIIVVAAIAAVPLMIITGMGQS, from the coding sequence ATGAAGAAGGCGCTCGCCGTCACCCTGGGCATCCTCACCGCGATCGGCGGGTTCGTCGACATCGGCGACCTCGTCGCCAACGCCCAGTCCGGCGCCCGGTTCGGGATGCGGCAGGCGTGGGTCGTCGTCATCGGCGTGGTCGGGATCTGCGTGTTCGCCGAGATGTCCGGCCGGGTCGCCGCGGTCAGCCAGCGCCCGGTGTTCGACCTGGTGCGCGAGCGGCTCGGCCCGCGCACCGCGATGGCCAACCTCATCGGGTCCTACCTGGTCACCCTGCTGACCCTGACCGCCGAGGTCGGGGGTGTCGCGCTCACCATCCAGCTCGTCAGCGGCCTGCCGCACCTGCTGTGGGTGCCGCTGGCCGCGATCGCCGTGTGGCTCGTGCTGTGGCGGGTGAAGTTCCAGCTGATGGAGCAGGTGTTCGGCGCGCTCGGGCTGGCGCTCGTGGTGTTCGTCGTCGCGCTGGTCGCGCTCGACCCGCCATGGGGCGATTTCGCCCATCACGTCACGCACATCGGCCCGCCGCAGGGCGAGAACTGGGCCACGTGGGGCTACCTGGCGGTGTCGCTGTTCGCCTCGGCCCTGACGCCGTACGAGGTGTTCTTCTTCTCCTCCGGTGGCGTCGAGGAGAAGTGGACGGTGCAGGACCTGATGACCGAGCGCAGCAACACCCTCGTCGGCTTCCCGCTGGGCGGGGTGCTCGGCCTGGCGATCATGGGCTGCGCCGCCACCGTGTTCGAACCGGCCGGGATCCAGGTCAGCCAGCTCAGCCAGACGGCGCTGCCGGTGGCGGTCGCGCTGGGCAAGTTCGGCCTCGCCGCGGTCATGCTCGGGTTCTTCGCCGCCACCTTCGGCGCGGCGCTGGAGACCGGTCTGTCCACCGGGTACTCGATCGCGCAGTACTTCGGATGGCAGTGGGGCAAGATGGTCCGCCCGCGTGAGGCGGCCCGCTTCCACACGGTGATGCTGGTCAGCATCCTGCTCGGCACCGCGGTGCTGCTGACCACCGTCGATCCGGTGCAGGTCACCGAGCTGTCGCTGTTGTTCAGCGCGGTGGTGCTGCCGCTGACCTACCTGCCGATCCTGGTGGTCGCCAACGACCGGGACTACCTCGGCGACCACGCCAACGGGCGAGTGCAGAACTTCCTCGGCGTCATCTTCCTGGTGATCATCGTGGTCGCCGCGATCGCCGCGGTCCCGCTCATGATCATCACGGGAATGGGGCAGTCATGA
- a CDS encoding PRC-barrel domain-containing protein, translating to MPEDEVVRAGQLLGRRVYDARGRKLGKVTDLITRLDADGQERTVAVLVSRGRRGRLLGYERSGQRGPWLLAWLAKVVHRGTREIPWSEVHWSR from the coding sequence ATGCCGGAGGATGAGGTCGTGCGGGCCGGCCAGCTGCTCGGCCGCCGGGTCTACGACGCGCGGGGGCGGAAGCTGGGGAAGGTGACGGACCTGATCACCCGCCTCGACGCGGACGGGCAGGAACGGACCGTCGCGGTGCTGGTGAGCCGCGGCCGACGCGGGCGGCTGCTCGGGTACGAGCGGAGCGGCCAGCGCGGGCCGTGGCTGCTCGCGTGGCTGGCGAAGGTCGTGCACCGGGGCACGCGGGAAATACCCTGGTCGGAGGTGCACTGGTCGCGGTGA
- a CDS encoding MSCRAMM family protein, whose protein sequence is MTGTPIPPRGRGAEVAGWVRSAGGDPVTGAAVTLVDSGGQQIARGTTGGDGGYRLPVPGRGRYVVIAAAPAYRPAAATVAVGDSPAGVDLVLEGATGLGGVVRSASTGVPVMGATVLLADFRGEVVGSSLSGQGGDYSFGALPAGVYTLAVNAPAYRPAAVAVTVSDATVRQDVELSDAATVQGTVTVRDLPQPWPRITVSLLDDAGTVVRRAHADDDGRYAFHDLEPGTYTVVAASHAPVRQAVRVGPGSTHNDVRLG, encoded by the coding sequence ATGACCGGCACGCCGATCCCGCCGCGGGGCCGCGGCGCCGAGGTGGCCGGGTGGGTGCGGTCGGCCGGAGGGGATCCGGTGACCGGCGCAGCCGTCACCCTGGTGGACTCCGGCGGGCAGCAGATCGCGCGGGGCACCACCGGCGGCGACGGCGGCTACCGGCTGCCCGTGCCGGGCCGCGGCCGGTACGTGGTGATCGCCGCGGCCCCGGCGTACCGGCCGGCGGCCGCGACGGTGGCGGTCGGCGACTCCCCCGCCGGTGTCGACCTGGTGCTGGAGGGCGCGACCGGGCTCGGTGGCGTGGTCCGTTCGGCGTCGACCGGCGTCCCGGTCATGGGGGCGACGGTGCTGCTGGCCGACTTCCGCGGCGAGGTGGTCGGCTCGTCCCTGTCCGGGCAGGGCGGCGACTACTCCTTCGGCGCGCTGCCGGCCGGGGTCTACACGCTCGCCGTCAACGCACCCGCCTACCGGCCCGCGGCGGTGGCGGTCACCGTGAGCGACGCGACCGTGCGGCAGGACGTCGAGCTGTCCGACGCGGCGACCGTGCAGGGCACGGTGACCGTGCGCGATCTGCCGCAGCCGTGGCCGCGGATCACGGTGAGCCTGCTGGACGACGCGGGCACCGTGGTCCGCAGGGCGCATGCGGACGACGACGGCCGCTACGCCTTCCACGACCTCGAACCGGGCACGTACACCGTGGTCGCCGCCAGCCACGCACCGGTGCGGCAGGCGGTCCGGGTCGGGCCTGGCAGCACCCACAACGACGTCCGGCTCGGCTGA
- a CDS encoding MFS transporter produces the protein MEVQSAPQTQAGTPRHRPPALGPHYKWIALSNTTLGMLMATINSSIVLIALPDIFRGIDINPLEPSNTSYLLWMMMGFLVVTAVLVVGFGRLGDMYGRVRMYNLGFAVFAVSSIFLAVTWMSGGAAAIWMIAWRIVQGIGGAFLMANSSAILTDAFPKHQRGMALGINGVAAIAGSFLGLVIGGLLGPVEWRLVFLVSVPFGVFGTIWAYLKLKDTSERHRARMDWWGNLTFAVGLIAVLVGITYGIQPYGGHTMGWTSPFVLSCLIGGVVVLLIFCLIETRVANPLFNLGLFKIRAFTFGNLANLLASLGRGGLQFVLIIWLQGIWLPQHGYSFEQTPLWAGIYMLPLTVGFLIAAPVSGIISDRIGGRLLSTGGMLLTAVSFILLEVLPVNFNYWGFAAILLLNGLGMGLFTSPNRAEVMNSLPNNARGAGAGMTATFQNSAMVLSIGFFFSLMIAGLADHLPSAMAQGLTAHGVPTADANQIAVLPPVGVLFAAFLGYNPIEQLLGGVLPTLPPDQAAYLTGRSFFPQLISGPFADGLTAAFWFAIIASVVAAAASWFTGRSPKTAPGQPHETAGSELAAAAGEVVDVTGDETGAAGPGRISGRLRTAGGSAPPGGVVTVTGPDGTQAGRTRAGADGGYVVSGLPPGTYTVIVTAPGFRPEAAAVTVTGSGAVRDFVVAGGGTVTGIVRLSPGGAGAGDTAVVATGGDGQVLGRTLTLADGTFQLTGLPAGEVTVTAHLDGHRPAAATVVVSGTEPAVADLLVQAAGTLHGTVTGPDGRPVPGARVEVSTAAGELAATAVSDELGGYEVTGLPPGDYSVVTSLFEPAVRQVDLTGGESATVDIDLHALHAGRPEQARS, from the coding sequence ATGGAAGTGCAGTCTGCCCCGCAGACGCAAGCGGGTACCCCCCGGCACCGGCCCCCGGCGCTCGGTCCGCACTACAAGTGGATCGCGCTGTCCAACACCACGCTGGGCATGCTGATGGCCACGATCAACTCCTCGATCGTGCTGATCGCCCTGCCCGACATCTTCCGCGGCATCGACATCAACCCGCTCGAACCGTCGAACACCAGCTACCTGCTGTGGATGATGATGGGCTTCCTCGTCGTCACCGCGGTGCTGGTGGTCGGGTTCGGGCGCCTGGGCGACATGTACGGCCGGGTCCGGATGTACAACCTGGGCTTCGCCGTGTTCGCGGTGTCGTCGATCTTCCTGGCGGTCACCTGGATGAGCGGGGGCGCCGCGGCGATCTGGATGATCGCCTGGCGGATCGTGCAGGGCATCGGGGGCGCGTTCCTGATGGCGAACTCCAGCGCGATCCTCACCGACGCCTTCCCCAAGCACCAGCGCGGCATGGCGCTGGGCATCAACGGTGTCGCCGCCATCGCAGGCTCGTTCCTCGGCCTGGTGATCGGCGGGCTGCTCGGCCCGGTCGAGTGGCGGCTGGTCTTCCTCGTGTCCGTGCCGTTCGGCGTGTTCGGCACCATCTGGGCCTACCTGAAGCTGAAGGACACCAGCGAACGGCACCGCGCCCGGATGGACTGGTGGGGGAACCTGACCTTCGCGGTCGGTCTCATCGCCGTGCTCGTCGGCATCACCTACGGCATCCAGCCCTACGGCGGGCACACCATGGGCTGGACGAGCCCGTTCGTACTGTCCTGCCTCATCGGCGGCGTTGTGGTGCTGCTGATCTTCTGCCTCATCGAGACGCGGGTGGCGAACCCGCTGTTCAACCTCGGGCTGTTCAAGATCCGCGCGTTCACCTTCGGCAACCTGGCGAACCTGCTCGCCTCGCTCGGCCGCGGTGGCCTGCAGTTCGTGCTGATCATCTGGCTGCAGGGCATCTGGCTGCCGCAACACGGGTACAGCTTCGAGCAGACCCCGTTGTGGGCGGGCATCTACATGCTGCCGCTGACGGTCGGCTTCCTGATCGCCGCGCCGGTGTCCGGCATCATCTCCGACCGCATCGGCGGCCGGCTGCTGTCCACCGGCGGGATGCTCCTCACCGCGGTCAGCTTCATCCTGCTCGAGGTCCTGCCGGTGAACTTCAACTACTGGGGTTTCGCCGCGATCCTGCTGCTCAACGGGCTCGGTATGGGCCTGTTCACCTCGCCCAACCGGGCCGAGGTGATGAACAGCCTGCCGAACAACGCGCGCGGCGCCGGCGCCGGCATGACCGCCACGTTCCAGAACTCGGCGATGGTGCTGTCGATCGGTTTCTTCTTCAGCCTGATGATCGCCGGGCTCGCCGACCACCTGCCCTCGGCGATGGCGCAGGGCCTGACCGCGCACGGCGTGCCCACCGCGGACGCGAACCAGATCGCCGTGCTGCCACCGGTCGGCGTGCTGTTCGCCGCCTTCCTCGGCTACAACCCGATCGAACAGCTCCTCGGCGGTGTGCTGCCCACCCTGCCGCCCGACCAGGCCGCGTACCTCACCGGGCGCAGCTTCTTCCCGCAGCTGATCTCCGGCCCGTTCGCCGACGGCCTGACCGCGGCGTTCTGGTTCGCGATCATCGCGTCGGTGGTGGCCGCGGCCGCGTCCTGGTTCACCGGGCGGTCGCCCAAGACCGCGCCGGGGCAGCCGCACGAAACGGCCGGTTCCGAGCTGGCCGCCGCCGCGGGCGAGGTCGTCGACGTGACCGGCGACGAAACCGGGGCGGCCGGGCCGGGCCGGATCTCCGGCCGTCTGCGCACCGCCGGCGGCAGCGCGCCGCCCGGCGGGGTGGTGACCGTGACGGGCCCGGACGGCACGCAGGCCGGGCGCACCCGGGCCGGCGCCGACGGCGGCTACGTCGTGTCCGGGCTGCCGCCGGGCACCTACACCGTGATCGTGACCGCACCCGGGTTCCGGCCGGAGGCGGCCGCGGTGACCGTGACCGGGTCGGGCGCGGTGCGTGACTTCGTGGTGGCCGGTGGCGGCACGGTGACCGGCATCGTCCGGCTCTCCCCCGGCGGCGCCGGCGCCGGGGACACCGCCGTGGTCGCCACCGGCGGCGACGGTCAGGTGCTCGGCCGGACGCTCACCCTCGCCGACGGCACGTTCCAGCTCACCGGCCTGCCCGCCGGGGAGGTCACGGTGACCGCGCACCTGGACGGGCACCGGCCGGCGGCCGCCACGGTCGTGGTGTCCGGCACCGAGCCCGCCGTGGCCGACCTGCTCGTCCAGGCCGCCGGCACGCTGCACGGCACGGTCACCGGCCCGGACGGCCGTCCGGTTCCCGGCGCGCGGGTCGAGGTCAGCACGGCCGCGGGCGAGCTCGCCGCGACCGCGGTGAGCGACGAGCTGGGCGGCTACGAGGTGACCGGCCTCCCGCCCGGCGACTACAGCGTGGTGACCAGCCTGTTCGAACCCGCGGTGCGGCAGGTGGACCTCACCGGTGGCGAGTCGGCGACCGTCGACATCGACCTGCACGCCCTGCACGCGGGCCGGCCCGAGCAGGCGCGGTCATGA
- a CDS encoding mycothiol transferase, which produces MLDEETFLYFTDRALDGMTAILAALGDELANTRPDLPGANSPYAIVTHCLGVMAAWAGHVVAGRTVDRDREAEFTSSGPVAPLLDRVAQAKDQLRRDIAAADFAAPPRGDVPARYAGTPIGQRQGAALVHVLEELAQHHGQLELTRDILLARTRS; this is translated from the coding sequence ATGCTGGACGAGGAGACCTTCCTGTACTTCACCGACCGCGCGCTCGACGGCATGACGGCGATCCTCGCCGCGCTCGGCGACGAGCTCGCCAACACCCGGCCGGACCTGCCCGGCGCCAACTCGCCGTACGCGATCGTCACCCACTGCCTCGGGGTGATGGCCGCCTGGGCCGGTCACGTCGTCGCGGGACGCACCGTGGACCGGGATCGCGAGGCCGAGTTCACCTCCTCGGGACCGGTCGCGCCCCTGCTCGACCGGGTCGCGCAGGCCAAGGACCAGCTGCGGCGGGACATCGCGGCCGCCGACTTCGCCGCCCCGCCGCGCGGCGACGTCCCGGCCCGGTACGCCGGCACCCCGATCGGGCAGCGGCAGGGCGCCGCCCTGGTGCACGTCCTCGAGGAACTCGCCCAGCACCACGGGCAGCTCGAACTGACCCGGGACATCCTGCTCGCCCGCACCCGCTCCTGA